tagtcgtataacaagttggttagttgagaaacttggaaaacatcatCCCACatgataaatggatcgggttgcacgttccacgacaatatatatatatatatatatatatatatatatatatatatatatatatatatatatatatatatatatggatcgggctgcacgttccgtagcaatattatatatatggggATCGGGTTACACGTTCTGCAGCATTATTATGGTacatatgtatgagaaatgttttatgAAAAGGCTAGGCATACATGATgtccgccttacgaggcaattagatatacaggttatctttatctcatgttatgtttcatatttctgattatgttgttatttatgccttacatactcagtacattattcgtactgatctcccttcttgtggacactgcgctcatgcccgtaggtaggcagggaggcggaTCAAACCCGCAGGTGTTCTattagcggattctcaggagcactccacttacttcggagctgcagtctatttggtattgatccttatgatcatttgtattctatgtagaggctcgtagacgtgtgtgtacagttagatgttttatagctccaccggttcatattattgtataatatattggtagccttgtcgggtGATGATGGCCATAATTGTTGATGATCATATAGAGATgcaccgttatgttgtgatatatgtccctACAGTTTATGACAACCATGAGCTACCTTTGGGGTCCaaccagaaatgattatgagacgtaTGCTTTGAGGTACTTGGTAGGTTAGCTTAGAGTGTCCGTCATAGCCCTCTGGTTGGGTGGTGACATTTAATGTATACTTCTTTAGAGATTTGAGTAAAAACGAACGGAAAATAACGAAATGAATAGACTTACTCTTGAAACTCTTAGCACAAAACTACATACCTAAAAGATGATGGATGTTGTTGGGGAGATCGCGGTTTACCTAGCACACAATCACATACAAttataaataaagaaaaagaagcaaTACATGGATTTAACGAGATTTAGCCAAGCCTACGTCCTCAGGGCAAAAAGCAGAGAAAGTTGTCCACAATAGTCCAAAGAATTCCAATTACAACCTCTTTATATAAATTCCAGTTAGTTCTCAGTCCTAGGCAATGGTTTACCGGACCTACAAGGCAATGATTTTCGCAGAGCTACAAGGACAATAGGTTGGGGTGCCATGAATTTCGCAAACCTACTAGAAAATATGATATTATTAGGATTCACATAATTCAAAATACAAACAAGTATTGTGCTACTACTAGTTAATTAAGTTGCATGGCCGAAGAACACAACAATTAGCTTTATCAAACATTGAAAAATGTCACTTGACAAGAAAATATTAGATCTCAAATTCCATTCTCCTGATAATTCAATGTGATTAATCAATTTAATCAAACTAGTATGTCTTAATTTCAAGTTGGTATTTGGTAATATCAATTCTTTGTGACATTTAAAAGATACATCATTCTATGACATTATTAGGATCTACATAATTCAAAACACAGATAACAAATATTGTGCTACTACTAGCTAATTAAGTTACATGGTGGAATATTACAATAATTAGCTTTATTAAACATTGAAGCATGTTAGTGACAATAAAATATTAGATCTCAAATTCCATTCCCCTAATTATTTCAACGTGATCTATCAATTTAATCAACTAGTATGTCTTAATTTATATTAGTTAGTATTTGGTTATAATAATTCTTGGTTAGTATTTGGTTATAACAATTCTTTGTAACATTCAAAAGATACAGCATACATCATGGTCAGAATATTTTCAGTTCACTATCAATTTACtgcaatcatcttcctttccaCGGAGATCAAACCAATTATGCTTTGCGAAATTTCTACTTCACTGTGATAAAAtgggaagaagagagagagagagagatccaaAAATGAAAGACAGTGTGATTCTAGTTGGGTTGTTGAAATTTTACAATAGGAAAACTTTGACTGACCAGTTCCTCCAATGGGGCAATCTAGTTAAGTGTTTTTGTGTGAACAGAAGATAATTGGAACTGACTTGATCAAAGTGACGGTCCACCTTGGTTATCAAATTAACTaaacaaaacaataaaaatttaAGGGCCTATTTGGACAGgagttttattttcctttttttcaaaaattattttcaaacATTATTTAATTATCATTAGATTGATTCTTTATTAGTTTTGAATATGAGTATTTCAAGTGAATTCTTTTTCTACTCACAAAATTTCAAACTTTTTCAAGTGAAATAAATGTTCAAACACAACTTTAACTTCAACTTTAatcactattttttttaaaatatcacTACGTTCATGTCCATACGCCTAATAAAATTCAATCATGCCTACTTTTGTTGTTGTATGTATGAGGCGGAAACTATTTTTAACTCATTTTCTGATGTTTGGTTATCAAAAAGAAAAGATTCTCATCAAATATGAATGAAGTTATTTTTCTTACAATGAATTAACTTTTAATGGCATATCACTCACTTCAACTAATACTTGGGCCAAAAAACAAAATACTTACACAGTTTTTGTATTTAGTATTATTTGATTTTCATATAATACTCTCCAATTTGTTAAAATTCTTTTCTTCTTATGACACATttttcataaactacttgtttaTAAAAAAATCATCAAAGATGACTTTCTTCCCACCAAACACACATCATTCGTTCACTTGAAAATCCATTGTATGCCATCTTGACGGATGAAAAGACTGACTTGGTCTGACATAGAATTTCCAACAAGCAAGGCAAGTTCTAAGAAAATAGTAGACAAATCCCTCATCTGACTGGTCTAGAAATGGGACATGGCCTTTCCAAGAAACTAAAAAAGTTccagaaaacttccttgataagATATTGCCTTAATGCTATAAATATCCACACTTAATTTGCCTAATTAGCAAGCATCAACTTCTAGCAATATTTGTGATTGAGCTAAAATGGAAGCAGGAAAAAGAAAGACTATGGTTCGTTTAGAATTTCAAGATTTGCTGCCAATTATGGCAAGAAAGCTAGGAGGAGATGGACTGATAAACGAGCTATGTAAAGGGTATCGGATGTTAATGGATGGTGACAAAGGAGTAATAACAATTGATAGCCTAAAGAAGAACTCTGTGCTGATGGGGTTGCAAGATTTCAGTGAGGAGGAGTTAAAAAACATGATCAGAGAAGGAGATATGGATGGTGATGGAGCTCTTGATCAGATTGAATTTTGTATTTTGATGTTTAGATTGAGTCCTGACTTGTCAGATGTGGCTCAAGAATTGTTACATAAATCTGAACAAAATTAGATCCACCATAAGTGATACTGCAGTCCTGTATCCTTTTTAACTGATCTTGCAATGCTCATTCACATGTAATGTTTCACTTTGTTTTGCATAATGTTATACTTGATCTGCAATCAGGGCAGATAAACCATAGAAGTTAGCAAAACTCAGTTGTTTTGATTCAAACTTTGTACTTGTGATAAATAATCTATATCAAAACCCAAAGAGCAAAAAAGATTATGGTCTAAATTCTATAAACTTAAAATTCTAAATCTTTCTCTGATCTGTCACAACATGAACTCGAATATGtctgtagaaactatacaatcttgacttgttccattcattcaccaagagagaatatatatttaggatacaatcttgaaccctagtgaaacaaggaaactaagatcctagtgaaacaaggaaactaattaatatatggtaattagtgaaacaagaaaactaactaatatatggtaattatctccctacaaatatgctaccaaataatatcaaataatataaagatattataccgcaatacccccctcaagttggagcatgggaataaaaaatgcccaacttggaaagcaagaagccaaactgagttttgccgagagctttggtaaaaatgtctgccaattgtgaagatgttgaaacgtgtgacggagaaatcaaaccttcattaattgcatcacgaacaaagtgacaatctacctcaatgtgctttgttcgttcatggaaaactggattttttgcgatgtgcaaagcggactgactatcacaaatcaatttgatcgccttgggatgttgtatacctaaactcaacaacagacctctcagccacttcaactcacaagtgaccgcagccatggacctatattcagcctctgcagaagatctagaaactgtgtgctgcttctttgtcttccaagagatgggagattaacctagaaatactagccaacctgtcaacgaacgacgagtaagcggacaagccgcccaatcagaatcacaccatccctgcaaagtcaactcactgtcggcacgtaacaaaataccctgtcctggtgtgcctttcaaataacggaccactcgtaaggtcgcttcccaatgttcaatccggggttcttgcatgaattgagacaaaatatgaacagaatatgccaagtccggtcgagtgacccccaaataaatcaaacgcctgactaatctacggtagacctccggatccgacaacaaatctccatttgcaaggccaagtttatgattttgctcaatagtgaacccacttggctttgcacctaacaatcctgcttcagagataatatcaagagtatacttgcgttgacacaaaaacaaccctgatgaactacgagctacttcaatacccaaaaaatatttgagagacccaaggtctttcattttgaaacaatcactcaaataggctttgaaagttgcaagtgcagcggaatcattcccagaaataataagatcatcaacataaaccaagatattaatctgaatattccctctagtaaatgtaaaaagagaataatcagaataagattgaaggaaaccgtaccctttcaaagcagtcaccaattttgcaaaccaacatctaggggcctgtttcaacccatacagcgatttgcgcaaacgacacaccaacgtaggatctggactttcaaacccgggaaggagcttcatatacacctcctcatcaaggtcaccatgtaaaaaggcattatgaacatccatttgtgaagttcccaatttttggatgctgcaatggctaggaaggctcgaacagtagtcattgtcacacccctttttaaccggagttaaattagaagtatgacgtattggagattcctatttttgtttgtttatttgttttaaggagtcgccacctaattatttacggtgaattaggacacctaaagtttattaaagttatgtttaaatttaactctgtttaaggtctgcgaaacttaagattctaggcaagggttcaattagtctaaagggaaggtattaggcaccctttaagacccattaacaatggttaaccgaccggacttatagttaattaagctaagtgtaaatatagtattatagaaaagaacATAACTTGGTAAATAGGACTGAAGTTATAGATAGACGTATaagtaagaatgctatttaaaataggacttgtaaaaAATAATACTTTGTACGAAAGAGTATTTCTAATGTTATTTTGTAGACACGACTTATAAATGTCGTCaaggttttaaacgaaagtataataatgttgtttgaaataatacttgtaaaaAAATGTAGTGATTTAATAAAAAGAGTTTAATTATAAGTAAACCAAAAAAAAGAAACGGAATGAGTAATGTTCATACGTATTATGAATTACGCCAACtagcaaattaaaatgtatttgtaaaattattgcaagattaatattaatgttttaacaaatatgtatttcaagtattctaagataaaaagagtaaatcttgattcttttagctCGATGTGGTCGTGCTAATTTTGAAAATCAgtcattcaaataaatgttatggatactataaataaGTTTAGAAGATAAAAcggaagtgaatgtaatttgcggaattaactacccattactaaactaaactcCTTAATGTCAAACCAAGATTCATCTAAATTAAAGAAATAAGACAAAGTAAAGAAATCAGTCATGCAAGGCAAATTAGAAGTACACAACGAAATAAGATAGCGAAAAAAAATAATGTCGGATCTAGCCCGTTTAGGCCCAACTATTGCGGACTGTTTCCGCTGCTGGGCTTTAGTCCAGATTTTAACATGGCTGTAAGGCCGTTTCtgccatatgggccttggcccagagtTTGTTTGCTGCGAATGGAAGGCTGATTCGAGAGGAGGATTTGGCTGGGATTTTAGCCCGACACCGAATGTGGAAGGCGACGAGTCCTCGAACTCGTgcgcgatgttcatgcataaaacgaaagaaaagatTAGTAAAGTGAAGATATACAAGAGAATTATATGTGATATACAGCGCAATATACACTGAATTATATAAACATTTGTATATGTCTATACACCTTGTGTATAGATTTAATTAGTAAGAGATGGCAGTTAACCTGGGATTACAATATATAGTGGAACAGCGAAACCCAAATCAAGTTTTTATAAAAGAGAAAAAAGTTTACATGTTGACAGTACATCATTATTGTCCAGGCTCCTATTGAGCCACAACTTATAATTGAGATATATTTTAATAATGGGCAAACATCATTTTTCGTATGCACCCATACGCAAACAGTAGCGGCAGAATTAATACGGGGGAATTTAGAGCGTTAACTGAAATTCATTAAGAACCAAATGTGGGCCAGTATGAAATCTAAGCATACTATATTGTAAACTTCATTTCAACGAACCCCCACAAACTAATCTAAACACTCAACGGGTTGTATCGTATTGTAGACTTTGTTCGACCAAGTCATAGAAAGTGTATATGAGACAATATGTCAAGTAGTAATAACTAAACATATGGACAACGTATTAAACTCAGACCAAAGCACAAATAATTCAACAGAAGGACAGTAAGTAGATTTCCATTTTAACCCTGAACCAATTTTGTTTCAGATAAAGCTGCGTAGGAATCTCATGACTCAAAATATAGACTCAGATTAACAACTTGATTCACTCCTTTTATAAATTTTAGGTCTGGACAAACAAATATGTTGATTAAGACTAGTGTCAACTCTCACCTTAAGGCATTCAagatctttaaacaagattcaaaggTATTTCAGGCAAGCAAGTAACCAAATGGCCCTGGATTAAACCTGATTCTAAATAGTGATCCTCTAAACACTCGACCTAATCAAACCTTTAAGTATTTCGCACAACTGGATTCGAAAAAAGGATAAAGACTCAGCTGGTAATAAAACAGGTCCCCAAAATGCAATGTGCAGATGCAAAGACAACAAAATATTTGTTTCACAAATAGGTCATATGGTAAGCATTTTAGATTTCCACTAGTTCTAAGGGCCTATTTAGTCAAACCCAACCCAGAGATCATGCCCAAGTGGAGGATTTTAAGCATTATAGTCCTGATATCAGTATTCTATAGGTCTTATTTTAGCTTGATTTGCCTTTATCAAATGAAATAAGCCAGGCTGAGTTCTGAATACATGGTACTCTTATTAATATTCCTGATCAGTTTATCTATTTGATTTTATTCTTCATCATATTTATACCAGGTCAACCAGTTATTATACACCATAAAGCCTACCAAGTCAATAGGAAACAAAGGCAAATTACAGGGAATGTCAAGTCATGATACTTGTACAATAATGCAACATCTATCATGGAAGACATTAAGAGTGAACAGAGCATTTTGTACAAGGATTCTTTCAACACAGAGTTAAGATGATTCTCACTTAGGAATAGCAGGGTGGGGCATGACAATCTTATCTCTTAGGAGAGGAATATCATAGTTTAAGCTAGTGAGAGTTGCAGACTCATTCAAAATACAAGACAATTATCATACAACAACACTTAGAGGTATATCTAGGTCATTAGTTCTTTCAAAATAAGTATTGTCACATAGAGAGGACAAATGGTCAAACAATGATCCAACAACATGTCATGTAAGGATCTAGCACAAGGCGGTCCCATCAAAACCATACGATCTAAACTACTATTCAAACAGTTATGTGACATCCCATATGTCCCTAATTAGCTAAAGCAAACTCCTTATTCAGACACAATACTGATAGTGAACTGTTACCCTCATCAGACCTCGAATTTGTTCCCCATGGATAATTTTAGTTCCATAGCAGTTCTCATATATTTTGTACAGGACTAACATGAATTTGATTATATAGCAGTTCTCAGAGCGTgtgtggggaaaagggaagaggagcggcggcAGTGGGGAGTGAGACGAGGGAGATGAGGCGGAGGAAAGGGAgaaaaggaagagagagagatGAGGAGATGAGGCGGATAAAGaggagaaaagagagagagagaagggaggCGGAGAAAGcaagaaaagagaaagaggagaagagaaagaaGTAGGGTTAGGGAAAGGAATTGGGCCGGACCCGAGTCGGGTAAAAAATAgaattgggctggtccgttttggctggcccattaatttaaatatgggttaaaaatgtgggttgggtatagaaatgtgggttgtttgtttgggtaggaaataatattgtatttgtattttaagccattaatttgctgaaaatattggtccttcctccaCTATTTTAATTATCtccgggcttctaatttagtaactagtacaatatttgtTATGTGAaaataaatagtaattagtatatagaaagtaaggatttacaaactgttgtcttgtaattaatttaacgattccaaacccgaaagtgaaatgacgatgaacatttaaaatttgtgataaattaatacttgtaatgttaaaataaaagtagcgaatataaatagcagtgaaaataaagtatctaactcgtcaataaatttagacgtccgagtgaataaaattaaataaaggagggacaaaattgggtgtcaacagtcatCTTGGCGAtcggagcaaaagtttcattgtagtcaatccccgcttgttgatgatttcccaacacaaccaagtgcgatttgagccgttccacatctccatttgacaaaaacttggtcttgtacactcactgattaccaagtgctttcttacccggaggaagatgttccaaagtccatataccattgtcttccaatgcacgtatctcttctttcattgaatgtctccaacctttgtgtttcatggcttctttgaaggtcttaggatccttacccgaaataatagctgcaagaaacttacgataatttacagaaaaattgtcacaattaatatagtgtgccaaaggatagggagtacctaaggattgattgttaacaggagttgtaggggacggactattagcaaaaactgagtgtgtcacataatcacgaagcacaacagagggaaatttctcccgaaaaccacgccccaagccaccttccacattcgtgactggggtatgatgttgctgccccccccccccccctcgctgccagcgggcgctgggttcccagcgggctgtgcagtggctgttggcagccacccagcctcgctgccagctggcgctgggttcccagcgggctggacaGTGGCCACTGGCTGCAGCTCAGCCTGGTTGCTAGCAGGCGCTGGTTGGGCAgtggtttgcggctgctgctcggcagcctccgaactatcaacttcgccccctaattcatccccgtacaccataaaatcacgatcaatttcagcaccctcatcaaaaaaattagacgaaatattaacatctttcggacaagcaaaaggaaacacatcctccacaaactttacatcacgagagacaaaaca
Above is a genomic segment from Lycium barbarum isolate Lr01 chromosome 12, ASM1917538v2, whole genome shotgun sequence containing:
- the LOC132623033 gene encoding calcium-binding protein PBP1-like, yielding MEAGKRKTMVRLEFQDLLPIMARKLGGDGLINELCKGYRMLMDGDKGVITIDSLKKNSVLMGLQDFSEEELKNMIREGDMDGDGALDQIEFCILMFRLSPDLSDVAQELLHKSEQN